The Oxalobacteraceae bacterium OTU3CINTB1 genome includes a window with the following:
- a CDS encoding c-type cytochrome — protein MNARRWLFAGRCLVFACAVAALVAFLALLAMPALARQAPAPAPAARPAPQQLQQPRQPQQPQQQARQPASAERGRQLAEQGADGVTACISCHGAQGEGNAAAGFPRLAGQPPFYLERQMSAFADGRRDNPVMSPIAKAMTAQQRLDSSAWYASVDPAKAAGAQPGAVAAKRDAARQKRALALANQGDDKLQVQACINCHGPNGAGEAPAYPYLAGQHAAYLTAAMAEWKSGARKTDPSGQMPTIAARLGEQDVAALAAFYAAQTAQAPALRTNVAAGSVARPAVAARADASGPRAGAAAPQGVGTEQGAPLTGGNQGQGGGGGAQGNQTQPSGQPARSSQEPARNPPPPTQRR, from the coding sequence ATGAACGCCCGGCGTTGGTTGTTTGCCGGCCGGTGCCTGGTGTTCGCGTGCGCAGTGGCCGCGCTGGTCGCCTTCCTGGCGTTGTTGGCGATGCCGGCGCTGGCGCGGCAGGCGCCCGCGCCGGCACCCGCTGCGCGGCCGGCACCGCAGCAATTACAGCAGCCCCGGCAGCCCCAGCAGCCCCAGCAGCAAGCCCGGCAGCCGGCCTCGGCCGAACGCGGACGGCAGCTCGCCGAGCAGGGCGCCGACGGCGTCACCGCGTGCATCAGCTGCCATGGCGCGCAGGGCGAAGGCAACGCTGCCGCCGGTTTTCCGCGTCTGGCGGGCCAGCCGCCGTTTTATCTGGAACGGCAGATGAGCGCCTTCGCGGATGGCCGCCGCGACAACCCGGTGATGTCGCCGATCGCCAAGGCGATGACTGCGCAACAGCGCCTCGACAGCAGCGCGTGGTATGCCAGTGTCGACCCGGCCAAGGCGGCGGGCGCGCAGCCGGGCGCCGTCGCCGCCAAGCGGGACGCCGCACGGCAAAAACGCGCGCTGGCGCTGGCCAACCAGGGCGACGACAAACTCCAGGTGCAAGCGTGCATCAACTGCCACGGCCCCAACGGCGCGGGCGAGGCGCCGGCCTATCCCTACCTGGCCGGCCAGCATGCCGCCTATTTGACGGCGGCGATGGCCGAATGGAAGAGCGGGGCGCGCAAGACCGATCCCAGCGGACAGATGCCGACCATCGCAGCGCGCCTGGGCGAGCAGGATGTCGCTGCCCTGGCCGCTTTTTATGCAGCGCAGACGGCGCAGGCGCCGGCGTTGCGGACCAATGTCGCCGCCGGTTCCGTCGCGCGGCCGGCCGTGGCGGCGCGGGCCGACGCCTCCGGTCCGCGCGCGGGCGCAGCCGCGCCGCAAGGCGTGGGTACCGAGCAGGGCGCCCCGCTGACGGGCGGCAACCAGGGCCAGGGTGGCGGCGGTGGCGCGCAAGGCAACCAAACGCAGCCGTCCGGGCAACCGGCCCGATCCTCGCAGGAACCGGCCCGCAACCCGCCGCCGCCGACGCAGCGTCGCTGA
- the dbpA gene encoding ATP-dependent RNA helicase DbpA: MTSPDTTTPDGDNTAFASLPLTAEFLANLDSLGYKSMTTIQAQSLPSVLAGRDLIAQAKTGSGKTAAFGIGILAKLNPAWFAVQALVLCPTRELADQVANELRRLARSTGNVKVLVLTGGSPMRPQIASLEHGAHIVVGTPGRVRDHLGRNTLDLTKVETLVLDEADRMTDMGFYDEIAGIVSACPKRRQTLLFSATYPDDIRRATDSFLADPVEVTVEAQHDNSKIEQLFFEIGFDQRTAAVGKLLGHYKPASAIAFCNTKVQCRELADDLRAKGFSALALFGELEQRERDEILVLFSNRSCSVLVATDVAARGLDIPNLEAVINVDVSKDTEVHIHRVGRTGRIGEKGLALSLCAPNEKKWVKLIEEYQGSKAEWFDLDSLDGDDYGVDPAPMMTLVISGGKKDKLRPGDLLGALTGDAGLSKEQVGKINVFEFQTYVAIDRRVAYEAFDRLSKNNPLGGDFGAIKGRNFKMRFIEA; this comes from the coding sequence ATGACCTCCCCCGACACCACCACGCCGGATGGCGACAATACCGCCTTCGCCAGCCTGCCGCTGACCGCCGAATTCCTCGCCAACCTCGACTCGCTCGGCTACAAGTCGATGACCACCATCCAAGCGCAAAGCCTGCCGTCGGTGCTGGCCGGACGCGACCTGATCGCCCAGGCCAAGACCGGCAGCGGCAAGACCGCCGCCTTCGGCATCGGCATCCTGGCCAAGCTCAATCCAGCCTGGTTCGCCGTGCAGGCGCTGGTGCTGTGCCCGACGCGCGAACTGGCCGACCAGGTGGCCAACGAGTTGCGCCGGCTGGCGCGCAGCACCGGCAACGTCAAGGTGCTGGTGCTGACCGGCGGCTCGCCGATGCGCCCGCAAATCGCCTCGCTCGAACACGGCGCCCACATCGTTGTCGGCACCCCGGGCCGCGTGCGCGACCACCTGGGCCGCAATACGCTGGACCTGACCAAGGTCGAGACCCTGGTGCTCGACGAGGCCGACCGCATGACCGACATGGGCTTCTACGACGAAATCGCCGGCATCGTCAGCGCCTGTCCGAAGCGCCGCCAGACCTTGCTGTTCTCGGCCACCTATCCGGACGACATCCGCCGCGCCACCGATTCCTTCCTGGCCGATCCGGTCGAAGTGACCGTCGAGGCGCAGCACGACAACAGCAAGATCGAACAGCTGTTCTTCGAGATCGGCTTCGACCAGCGCACCGCCGCCGTCGGCAAGCTGCTGGGGCACTACAAGCCGGCGTCGGCGATCGCCTTTTGCAACACCAAGGTGCAGTGCCGCGAGCTGGCCGACGACCTGCGCGCCAAGGGCTTCTCGGCGCTGGCCTTGTTCGGCGAACTCGAACAGCGCGAGCGCGACGAGATCCTGGTGCTGTTCTCCAACCGCAGCTGCTCGGTGCTGGTGGCAACCGACGTCGCCGCGCGCGGCCTCGACATCCCGAATCTGGAGGCGGTGATCAACGTCGACGTCTCCAAGGACACCGAGGTGCACATCCACCGCGTCGGCCGCACCGGACGCATCGGCGAAAAAGGCCTGGCGCTGTCGCTGTGCGCGCCCAACGAAAAGAAATGGGTCAAACTGATCGAGGAATACCAGGGTTCGAAGGCCGAGTGGTTCGACCTCGATAGCCTGGACGGCGACGACTACGGCGTCGATCCGGCGCCGATGATGACCCTGGTGATCTCGGGCGGCAAGAAGGACAAGCTGCGTCCGGGCGACCTGCTGGGCGCGCTGACCGGCGACGCCGGCCTGAGCAAGGAACAAGTGGGCAAGATCAACGTGTTCGAGTTCCAGACCTACGTGGCGATCGACCGCCGCGTGGCCTACGAAGCGTTCGACCGCCTCAGCAAGAACAATCCGCTGGGCGGCGACTTCGGCGCCATCAAGGGCCGCAACTTCAAGATGCGCTTCATCGAGGCGTAA
- a CDS encoding acid phosphatase, translated as MKNTDPVETQAQQDAPANPARRRIFQAAAATGLATSLPVLSEAAPVRLPVKGSLDAKLKANVKNVVVIYLENRSFNNLFANFPGTAAPLSAAPAAACQQRDRNGAVLPALPKIWGGMVPTPQDIGGKKYVLKEDDIKDLPNAPFKLADVEGKPLPEAVITRDLWHLFYQNQMQINGGKNDGFAAWGNTGGMVMGYYGETSKNLGLWKIAEQYTLCDNFFMAAFGGSYLNHQFLITGRTPEYFNAPQTAAKKKIAVLDDGPTGMRLSVTKDSPASAMDGMPLYVNNGAITPDGYAVNTMAPPYQPSYIRPAAGGDKLLADPDDAGTLPPQTYDTIGDLLSAKKVGWAWYGGAWQAALDARGGGEKPNFQYHHQPFNYFQQFAPGTAARAEHLRDAGMGDSPISNKFIADAIAGKLPAVTFYKPQGNLNLHAGYSDIESGDAHIANVIEHLKKSPQWKDMVIVITFDENGGWWDHVAPPKGDRWGPGSRIPAIVVSPFAKKGQVDHSFYDTTSILRFITRLHDLPLLQGLKVRNEAFAARQAPPPGDLTGALSFR; from the coding sequence GTGAAGAATACGGACCCGGTCGAAACGCAAGCGCAGCAGGACGCACCCGCCAACCCGGCGCGCCGCCGCATCTTCCAGGCCGCCGCCGCGACCGGCCTGGCCACTTCCCTGCCCGTCCTGAGCGAGGCCGCGCCCGTCAGGCTGCCGGTCAAGGGCTCGCTCGACGCCAAACTCAAGGCCAACGTCAAGAACGTGGTGGTGATCTACCTGGAAAACCGCAGCTTCAACAACCTGTTCGCCAACTTCCCCGGCACTGCGGCGCCCTTGTCGGCCGCGCCGGCAGCCGCCTGCCAACAGCGCGACCGCAACGGCGCCGTGCTGCCGGCGCTGCCCAAAATCTGGGGCGGCATGGTGCCCACGCCGCAGGACATCGGCGGCAAGAAATACGTGCTGAAGGAAGACGACATCAAGGACTTGCCGAACGCGCCGTTCAAACTGGCCGACGTCGAAGGCAAGCCGCTGCCCGAGGCGGTCATCACGCGCGACCTGTGGCACCTGTTCTACCAGAACCAGATGCAGATCAACGGCGGCAAGAACGACGGCTTCGCCGCGTGGGGCAACACCGGCGGCATGGTGATGGGCTACTACGGCGAAACCAGCAAAAATCTCGGCCTGTGGAAGATCGCCGAGCAGTACACCTTGTGCGATAACTTCTTCATGGCGGCCTTCGGCGGCTCCTACCTGAACCACCAGTTCCTGATCACCGGCCGCACGCCCGAGTACTTCAACGCGCCGCAGACCGCCGCCAAAAAGAAGATCGCGGTGCTCGACGACGGCCCCACCGGCATGCGGCTCAGCGTGACCAAGGACAGCCCGGCGTCGGCGATGGACGGCATGCCGCTCTACGTCAACAACGGCGCCATCACGCCGGACGGCTACGCGGTCAACACCATGGCGCCGCCCTACCAGCCGAGCTACATCCGCCCTGCCGCCGGTGGCGACAAGCTGCTGGCCGATCCCGACGACGCCGGCACCCTGCCGCCGCAAACCTACGACACCATCGGCGACCTGCTGTCGGCCAAGAAGGTCGGCTGGGCGTGGTACGGCGGCGCGTGGCAGGCTGCGCTCGACGCGCGCGGCGGCGGCGAAAAGCCCAACTTCCAGTACCATCACCAGCCATTTAACTATTTCCAGCAGTTCGCGCCGGGCACCGCCGCGCGCGCCGAGCACCTGCGCGACGCCGGCATGGGCGACAGTCCGATCTCGAACAAATTCATCGCCGACGCCATCGCCGGCAAGCTGCCGGCCGTGACCTTCTACAAGCCGCAAGGGAATCTGAACCTGCACGCCGGCTATTCCGACATCGAATCGGGCGACGCCCACATCGCCAACGTCATCGAGCACCTGAAAAAATCCCCCCAGTGGAAGGACATGGTCATCGTGATCACCTTCGACGAGAACGGCGGCTGGTGGGACCATGTGGCGCCGCCCAAGGGCGACCGCTGGGGTCCGGGTTCGCGCATTCCGGCCATCGTGGTGTCGCCGTTCGCCAAGAAGGGCCAGGTCGACCATAGCTTCTACGACACCACGTCGATCCTGCGCTTCATCACCCGCCTGCACGACCTGCCGCTGCTGCAAGGGCTGAAGGTGCGCAACGAGGCCTTCGCGGCGCGCCAGGCGCCGCCGCCGGGCGACCTGACGGGGGCCTTGAGCTTCCGCTGA
- a CDS encoding ATP-binding protein, whose translation MRERRSSAWDLWEDAPCGLLIAAPHGTLLRANATVSRWLGYDLAELIGHKRFPDLMPMGARVFLQTHWTPLLQMQGSVSEVQLDLLHKDGRRIPMMLSAIRRERNGVVQDEIALLMAADRKLYERELLAARAKAEAATNDLELAQARLRQANGAMAAEDRRKDEFLATLAHELRNPLAPMANVIATMELRGADAPPSGRELGVLTRQVAQMTRLVDDLMNVSRISQGKIDLRLEPADLAQTLKFAVEEAMSSIHAAGQSLRIDLPAGAMWGNVDRARVTQIVANLLNNASKYSHRGAYIELVAHVSDGSAVIQVIDDGMGIPADQLGNIFDMFSQLTPALDRAQGGLGIGLSLVKGLVALHGGEVSAHSAGVGHGSCFTVRLPLIEPPADAVEEEPPPPPATSSLAASIVIVDDNVDAAETLAAAMEMLGYRTIVANNGQQALRAIAESLPQAAILDIGLPDMNGYDLARKIRSEPWGCEIALVAATGWGQESDKQAARDAGFDLHFTKPLDFMKLDQQLRPLMPNVGGQV comes from the coding sequence ATGCGCGAGCGCCGCAGTTCGGCCTGGGACCTGTGGGAGGACGCGCCGTGCGGCCTGCTGATCGCCGCGCCACACGGCACGCTGCTGCGCGCCAACGCCACCGTGTCGCGCTGGCTGGGCTACGATTTGGCCGAGCTGATCGGCCATAAGCGATTTCCCGACCTCATGCCCATGGGCGCCCGCGTGTTCTTGCAAACACATTGGACGCCGCTGCTGCAAATGCAAGGCTCGGTGTCCGAGGTCCAGCTGGACCTGCTGCACAAGGACGGACGGCGCATCCCGATGATGCTGAGCGCGATCCGGCGCGAGCGCAACGGCGTGGTGCAGGATGAAATCGCGCTGTTGATGGCGGCCGATCGCAAGCTCTACGAGCGGGAACTGCTGGCGGCGCGCGCCAAGGCGGAGGCGGCCACCAACGACCTGGAACTGGCGCAGGCCCGGCTGCGCCAGGCCAACGGCGCCATGGCCGCCGAGGACCGCCGCAAAGACGAATTCCTCGCCACCCTGGCGCACGAGCTGCGCAATCCGCTGGCACCGATGGCCAACGTCATCGCCACCATGGAATTGCGCGGCGCCGACGCGCCGCCGTCGGGGCGCGAGCTGGGGGTGCTGACGCGCCAGGTCGCGCAAATGACGCGGCTGGTGGACGACCTGATGAACGTATCGCGCATCAGCCAGGGCAAGATCGACCTGCGGCTGGAACCGGCCGACCTGGCGCAGACGCTCAAGTTCGCCGTCGAAGAGGCGATGTCATCGATCCACGCGGCCGGCCAGTCGCTGCGCATCGATCTGCCGGCCGGCGCGATGTGGGGCAACGTCGACCGGGCGCGGGTGACGCAGATCGTCGCCAACCTGCTCAACAACGCCAGCAAATACAGCCACCGGGGCGCCTATATCGAACTGGTCGCGCACGTGTCCGACGGCAGCGCGGTGATCCAGGTGATCGACGACGGCATGGGCATCCCGGCGGACCAGCTCGGCAATATTTTCGACATGTTCTCGCAGCTGACGCCGGCATTGGACCGCGCCCAGGGCGGCTTGGGGATCGGCCTGTCGCTGGTGAAGGGCCTGGTCGCGCTGCATGGCGGCGAGGTCTCGGCGCACAGCGCCGGTGTCGGCCATGGCAGCTGTTTCACGGTCCGCCTGCCCTTGATCGAGCCGCCAGCGGACGCGGTGGAAGAGGAACCGCCGCCGCCGCCCGCAACTAGCAGCCTCGCGGCGAGCATCGTCATCGTCGACGACAATGTCGACGCGGCCGAGACGCTGGCGGCGGCGATGGAAATGCTGGGCTACAGGACGATCGTCGCCAACAATGGGCAGCAGGCCTTGCGCGCGATCGCCGAGTCGCTTCCGCAGGCCGCCATCCTGGACATCGGCCTGCCGGACATGAACGGCTACGATCTGGCGCGGAAGATCCGCAGCGAGCCGTGGGGCTGCGAAATCGCGCTGGTCGCCGCGACCGGCTGGGGCCAGGAATCGGACAAGCAGGCCGCCAGGGACGCCGGCTTCGACCTGCACTTCACCAAGCCGCTGGATTTCATGAAACTGGACCAGCAACTTCGGCCGTTAATGCCAAACGTCGGGGGTCAAGTCTGA
- a CDS encoding alpha/beta hydrolase, which translates to MQLKTRNNINVHGDGDATMVLVHGFGCDQSMWRHLVPAFQDQYKLVLFDLVGSGGSDLLAYDKTKYSTLQGYADDLLEIVDHYAAGPVVFVGHSVSAMIGLLASNVAASKFAAQIMVGPSACYIDDENYRGGFSRADIDDLLDTMESNYLGWSSNMAPAIMGAPDTPELGVELTNSFCRTDPDIAKHFARVTFLSDHRADLAKSTTPTLILQCTDDLIAPKEVGDFIHRAIPGSQLAMIENVGHCPHLSAPAASIDAMRAYLAGLR; encoded by the coding sequence ATGCAGCTGAAAACCCGCAACAATATCAACGTCCATGGCGATGGCGACGCGACCATGGTGTTGGTCCACGGTTTCGGTTGCGACCAAAGCATGTGGCGCCATCTGGTCCCAGCCTTCCAGGACCAGTACAAGCTGGTGTTATTCGATCTGGTCGGCAGCGGCGGCTCGGACCTGTTGGCCTACGACAAAACCAAATATTCCACCCTGCAAGGCTACGCCGACGACCTGCTGGAGATCGTCGACCACTATGCGGCCGGGCCGGTGGTCTTCGTCGGCCACTCGGTCAGCGCCATGATCGGTCTGCTCGCCTCCAACGTGGCGGCGTCCAAGTTCGCCGCGCAAATCATGGTGGGCCCGTCCGCGTGCTACATAGACGACGAGAACTACCGGGGCGGCTTCTCGCGCGCGGACATCGACGACCTGCTCGACACGATGGAGAGCAATTACCTCGGCTGGTCGAGCAACATGGCCCCGGCCATCATGGGCGCGCCCGACACGCCGGAACTGGGCGTGGAACTGACCAACAGCTTTTGCCGCACCGATCCAGACATTGCCAAGCACTTCGCGCGCGTCACCTTCCTGTCGGACCACCGCGCCGACCTGGCCAAGTCGACCACCCCTACCCTGATCCTGCAATGCACCGACGACCTGATCGCCCCGAAGGAAGTGGGCGATTTCATCCACCGCGCCATTCCCGGCAGCCAGTTGGCGATGATCGAGAACGTCGGGCACTGCCCGCACCTGAGCGCGCCCGCCGCCAGTATCGACGCCATGCGCGCCTATCTGGCCGGGCTGCGCTGA
- a CDS encoding class I SAM-dependent methyltransferase, whose protein sequence is MPVQTPSSPIPQQIHWEENGVQCSARWRSEAGMPPPKRVMIADDRTNADVAYRLACEGTALLWRGDFQNARQLLQALARRADVKGKPSKKAKPAKAPATPTEAFHLHRQAQSQRARTLAMLLIPFDAGYTIPLRRAPDVQLACNEAYGRFEEPFIASLRELLGLIGAHEWRRTGVEIPALDARIHPHYGVFSPVRGEYVELVANTPLPAGVKLAYDIGAGTGVLSAVLAKRGVARVIGTDQDPRALSCARENLARLDLDGQVELLQTDLFPEGRAPLVVCNPPWVPARPSSPIEYAVYDPDSRMLRGFLAGLADHLTPGGEGWLILSDLAEHLGLRPREELMAWIAAAGLKVLDRHDVRPTHPRAADTTDPLHAARAAEVTSLWRLAAA, encoded by the coding sequence ATGCCCGTACAAACTCCCTCCTCCCCGATTCCGCAGCAGATACACTGGGAGGAAAACGGCGTGCAATGCTCCGCGCGCTGGCGCTCCGAGGCCGGCATGCCGCCGCCCAAGCGCGTGATGATCGCCGACGACCGCACCAACGCCGATGTCGCCTACCGCCTGGCCTGCGAAGGCACGGCCCTGCTGTGGCGCGGCGACTTCCAGAACGCCCGCCAGCTGCTGCAAGCGCTGGCCCGCCGCGCCGACGTCAAAGGCAAACCGTCCAAAAAAGCCAAGCCGGCCAAGGCTCCGGCCACGCCGACCGAAGCGTTCCACCTTCACCGCCAGGCGCAATCGCAGCGCGCCCGCACCCTGGCCATGCTGCTGATCCCCTTCGACGCCGGCTATACCATCCCGCTGCGCCGCGCGCCGGATGTGCAACTGGCCTGCAACGAAGCCTACGGCCGCTTCGAAGAACCGTTCATCGCCTCGCTGCGCGAGCTGCTTGGCCTGATCGGCGCCCACGAATGGCGCCGCACCGGCGTCGAGATTCCTGCGCTGGACGCACGCATCCACCCGCACTACGGCGTGTTCTCGCCGGTGCGCGGCGAATACGTCGAGCTGGTGGCCAATACGCCGCTGCCGGCCGGCGTCAAGCTGGCTTATGACATCGGCGCCGGCACCGGCGTGCTGTCGGCGGTGCTGGCCAAGCGCGGCGTCGCCCGCGTGATCGGCACCGACCAGGACCCGCGCGCGCTCAGCTGCGCGCGCGAAAACCTGGCGCGCCTCGATCTGGACGGCCAAGTCGAACTGCTGCAAACGGACCTGTTCCCCGAAGGCCGCGCGCCGCTGGTGGTGTGTAACCCGCCGTGGGTGCCCGCACGGCCGAGCTCGCCCATCGAATACGCCGTTTACGATCCCGACAGCCGCATGCTGCGCGGCTTCCTGGCCGGCCTGGCCGACCACCTGACGCCGGGCGGCGAAGGCTGGCTGATCCTCTCCGACCTGGCCGAGCACCTGGGCCTGCGTCCGCGCGAGGAGCTGATGGCGTGGATCGCCGCCGCCGGCCTCAAGGTGCTCGACCGTCACGACGTGCGCCCGACGCATCCGCGCGCGGCCGACACGACCGATCCGCTGCACGCGGCGCGCGCCGCCGAGGTGACGTCGCTGTGGCGTTTGGCCGCCGCGTAA
- a CDS encoding catalase, translated as MSIGAISTSSAIQPPERAAPRSREDASAPVDSRTAATGGASTTTLTPEALKLIDELKARDAEVRQHGQAHLAAAGGLAVSGASYTYQRGPNGVNYAIGGEVQIDTSPGGTPEETIARAATIQAAALAPAGPSGPDRAVAAQAQQMETQARAELAQQQSQEATGATGQQTQSTASERMRRAYGAEPVSQPALNVYA; from the coding sequence ATGAGCATTGGCGCCATATCAACCAGTTCCGCGATCCAGCCGCCCGAGCGCGCAGCGCCCCGGTCGCGGGAGGATGCGTCCGCGCCGGTCGATTCCAGGACCGCCGCCACCGGTGGCGCCTCCACCACCACGCTGACACCCGAAGCACTGAAACTGATTGACGAGCTCAAAGCGCGCGACGCCGAGGTGCGCCAGCACGGGCAGGCGCATTTGGCGGCGGCCGGCGGCCTGGCCGTTTCCGGCGCGTCCTATACCTATCAGCGCGGCCCGAATGGCGTCAATTACGCTATCGGCGGCGAAGTGCAGATCGACACCTCGCCCGGCGGCACGCCCGAGGAAACCATCGCCCGCGCGGCGACCATCCAGGCGGCGGCGCTGGCGCCGGCCGGGCCGTCCGGCCCCGACCGCGCCGTGGCCGCCCAGGCGCAGCAAATGGAAACCCAGGCCCGCGCGGAACTGGCGCAGCAGCAGTCACAGGAGGCGACAGGCGCTACCGGGCAACAAACGCAATCGACCGCATCGGAGCGCATGCGCCGCGCTTACGGCGCCGAACCGGTGTCTCAGCCCGCGCTGAATGTCTATGCATAA